The Synechococcus sp. CC9605 sequence CGGTGCTCTTGCCGGAGCCCGTTGCCCCGACGATGCCTAGAGTCGAACCCGCCGGCACGGTGAGATCGAAGCCCTGCAGCAGCGTTCCTCGACCGGCATAGCCGAAATCCACCGCTTCAAAGCGAATCTCACCCCGCAGCCGCTGCGGATCCACCGGCACCGTTCCTCCCTGGATCAACACCGGCGTGTCAATCAGATCAAGCACCCGTTGCGTGGAGGCCATCGAGCGCTGGTATTCATCCAGAGTTCGGCCAATGGCGGTTAACGGCCAGAGCAGCCGCTGGGTGATGAACACCAGAACGCTGTAGGTGGCCACCGGAAGTTCACCGGCCAGAGCCTTGAACCCACCGATCAACAGGATCGCCAGGAAGGCGAACAAAATCGCGAAGCGAATCAAGGGGATGAAGGCCGCCGAGAGACGAATCGCCCCGGCATTGCTCTGGCGGTAGGCCAGGCTTTCTGCCCGCAGGCGCTCCAGTTCCAGAGCTTCAGCGGTGAAGCTCTTGATCGTGAGCATCCCCCCCAGGTTGTTGGCGAGCCGGGAGGAGAGATCGCCCACCCGGGCGCGCACCTCCCGGTAGCGCGGCGCCAGCTGGCGCTGGAAATGCAGCGATCCCCAAAGAATCACCGGGATCGGCAGGTAAGCGAACAGCGCCACCTCCGGCGCCACCATCGCCATGCCAATGCCCACCACCAGCACGGTGGTGATCAACTGCAGGATCTGATTAGCACCCCGATCCAGAAACCGTTCGAGCTGGTTGATGTCGTCATTGAGCACCGCCATCAGGCGCCCGGTGCTGTCCTGCTCGAAAAAGGACAGCTCCAGCTTCTGCAGATGGTCGTAGGCCTCGAGCCTCAGGCTGTGCTGGGTGGTTTGCGCCAGGTTGCGCCAGAGCACGTCG is a genomic window containing:
- a CDS encoding ABC transporter ATP-binding protein, coding for MRLLGHLAPQSRLVVAAVTCSLLNKLFDLAPPILIGLAVDVVLLKEQSVLAGFGLKTAGHQLLGLALLTFVIWAAESLFEYLYDVLWRNLAQTTQHSLRLEAYDHLQKLELSFFEQDSTGRLMAVLNDDINQLERFLDRGANQILQLITTVLVVGIGMAMVAPEVALFAYLPIPVILWGSLHFQRQLAPRYREVRARVGDLSSRLANNLGGMLTIKSFTAEALELERLRAESLAYRQSNAGAIRLSAAFIPLIRFAILFAFLAILLIGGFKALAGELPVATYSVLVFITQRLLWPLTAIGRTLDEYQRSMASTQRVLDLIDTPVLIQGGTVPVDPQRLRGEIRFEAVDFGYAGRGTLLQGFDLTVPAGSTLGIVGATGSGKSTVVKLLLRLYERDGGRICLDGVSIDTLQLQDLRRCIALVSQDVYLFHGTVAENIAYGVADPDPLAIEQAARLAEAAGFIDALPQRYDTLVGERGQRLSGGQRQRIALARAILKDAPVLVLDEATAAVDNDTEAAIQRSLVQITQQRTTVVIAHRLSTVRHADWIVVMDQGRIVEQGCHDSLVAQGGMYTNLWQVQAGEGVVAS